The candidate division TA06 bacterium genome has a window encoding:
- a CDS encoding tetratricopeptide repeat protein, with translation MAKKRRYKKLWLALAAPSKEVRYHPLSVLSSKAEVLELVGQWARAEEIRQRDVSQTSQGNDRNLVADCQVSLSQLLLKMGEFERARPMLAVADETYRQLKNERGISRVMGNLGIICINQGDYAKAKRYYQDQLELLEKMGDTLETARAIGQLGQIAALQSDYREAVSCYNRQIELAAALDDQMGLSQAQNRLAFTYWEQGDYARAMEHAKKKLAIAQRMGDKAGIGDAYLTLGVVHLKMGNYEEALKLYQEQLRICQELGEKNGLAVVQGNIGVVYENMGQYDQALHHIEKHLGLAEGLGNKREIGRATGNMGVVHRLRGNYTKAMNCFQRQLDVCRDLNDMRGISHTLGNIGAMKLELEDYDQALEAFRRQLDIAREINNKEYIIDADCGLSEVYRSLKEYSRSEEFCLQAVALAREVNSSSLLCSSLLDLAELYFESNQEQKAGQAISQVLPLTLAVKIPALRFSAEVLAAKIAGLTDKDRGLEGLKALLPSYSDDDQQGEIYCQLFLLSRDGQHREQARCLLNKAYQGSPKAFYLKRLKEMD, from the coding sequence ATGGCCAAGAAACGCCGATATAAAAAGCTCTGGCTTGCTCTCGCCGCGCCAAGCAAGGAAGTCCGATACCACCCGCTATCCGTACTCAGTTCAAAGGCCGAAGTGCTGGAGCTGGTGGGCCAGTGGGCCCGAGCCGAAGAAATCCGACAGCGCGACGTAAGCCAAACCAGCCAGGGTAACGATCGGAATCTGGTTGCCGACTGTCAAGTAAGCCTGAGCCAGCTGTTGCTGAAGATGGGTGAGTTTGAGCGGGCCCGGCCGATGTTGGCCGTAGCGGATGAAACGTACCGTCAGCTGAAAAACGAGCGGGGGATCAGCCGGGTGATGGGCAACCTGGGGATCATCTGCATCAATCAGGGCGATTATGCAAAGGCCAAGAGATATTATCAGGACCAGCTGGAATTGCTGGAAAAGATGGGAGATACATTAGAGACCGCCCGGGCTATCGGACAGCTCGGGCAGATCGCAGCCCTGCAGAGCGATTATCGGGAAGCGGTCTCCTGTTACAACCGGCAGATAGAATTAGCCGCTGCCCTGGACGACCAAATGGGGCTGAGCCAGGCCCAGAACCGGCTGGCATTCACATACTGGGAGCAGGGCGACTACGCCCGGGCCATGGAGCACGCGAAGAAAAAGCTGGCCATCGCCCAGCGGATGGGCGATAAGGCGGGCATTGGCGACGCTTATCTGACACTGGGCGTCGTGCATCTGAAAATGGGAAATTACGAAGAGGCCCTAAAGCTCTACCAGGAACAACTGCGCATCTGCCAGGAGCTGGGCGAAAAAAACGGCCTGGCTGTGGTCCAGGGGAATATCGGGGTCGTGTATGAAAACATGGGACAATACGATCAGGCTCTGCACCATATTGAAAAACACCTCGGGCTGGCCGAGGGTCTGGGCAATAAAAGGGAAATCGGCCGGGCCACGGGAAACATGGGCGTCGTTCACCGCCTTAGGGGAAATTACACCAAGGCCATGAACTGCTTCCAGAGACAGTTGGATGTCTGCCGGGACCTTAACGATATGCGTGGCATCAGCCATACCCTGGGAAACATTGGAGCGATGAAACTGGAGCTGGAAGATTACGACCAGGCCCTTGAGGCTTTTCGGCGGCAGCTGGACATAGCCCGGGAGATCAACAACAAGGAGTATATCATCGATGCCGACTGCGGCCTGAGCGAAGTATACAGGAGCCTAAAGGAATATTCCAGATCGGAAGAATTCTGCCTTCAGGCCGTGGCCTTAGCCCGGGAGGTCAATTCTTCTTCGCTGTTGTGTTCCAGTCTGTTGGATTTGGCCGAATTGTATTTTGAATCGAACCAGGAACAAAAAGCCGGTCAGGCCATCAGCCAGGTCCTGCCGCTGACCCTGGCAGTGAAGATCCCCGCGCTGAGATTTTCCGCCGAGGTACTGGCGGCCAAAATAGCCGGACTGACGGATAAAGACCGGGGCCTTGAGGGGCTGAAAGCTTTACTGCCGTCATATTCCGATGATGACCAACAGGGCGAGATATACTGCCAGCTTTTTTTGCTGAGCAGAGATGGCCAGCATCGGGAACAGGCCAGATGTCTGTTGAATAAAGCGTATCAAGGCTCCCCCAAGGCGTTCTATCTGAAACGATTGAAAGAAATGGATTAA
- a CDS encoding 3-isopropylmalate dehydratase, producing MKMGKVVLKLGADISTDIIYPGRYMATVLPAETPQFAFVDDAEFNKKLKAKQIEPGSFIVADKNFGCGSSREQAASCLVGWGLKVIAKNFSRIFLQNSINVGLYMVICPNIEASEGDELEIENGRVVNQTTGKSFDIVALPKARQAIIDAGGLIPYTRKLVLNGKK from the coding sequence ATAAAGATGGGTAAAGTTGTTTTGAAATTAGGCGCCGATATCTCCACCGATATCATCTATCCCGGCCGCTACATGGCCACGGTGCTGCCCGCCGAAACCCCCCAATTCGCTTTCGTAGACGACGCCGAGTTCAACAAGAAACTCAAGGCCAAGCAGATCGAGCCCGGCAGTTTCATCGTGGCCGACAAGAATTTCGGCTGCGGCTCCTCGCGGGAACAGGCCGCCTCCTGTTTGGTGGGCTGGGGATTAAAGGTGATCGCCAAGAACTTTTCCCGGATATTTTTACAGAACTCTATCAATGTAGGACTGTACATGGTGATCTGTCCCAACATCGAGGCCAGCGAGGGAGACGAACTGGAGATCGAGAACGGCCGGGTGGTCAACCAGACCACCGGCAAAAGCTTTGACATCGTGGCCCTGCCCAAGGCCCGCCAGGCCATCATCGACGCCGGAGGGCTGATACCATACACCAGAAAGCTGGTGCTTAACGGGAAGAAATAG